The Leptospira fainei serovar Hurstbridge str. BUT 6 genome includes a window with the following:
- the kdpF gene encoding K(+)-transporting ATPase subunit F, whose amino-acid sequence MSYPFLIAVVFGLVVYLTYAIVRPERF is encoded by the coding sequence TTGTCCTATCCGTTTTTAATTGCAGTCGTATTCGGTTTAGTCGTCTATCTGACATACGCAATCGTTAGGCCAGAAAGGTTTTAG
- the kdpA gene encoding potassium-transporting ATPase subunit KdpA: MNGNDSVFYFLYFAVLFLVSPWLGLFIAKVLDGEFPKFLKPVVAFENLIYKVTGVDPSKSTSPKVYAFEILGFSVLALSVVTLGLRFQEFLPWNPEGKPGLNWDLAWNTSVSFVTNTNWQAYSGEASLSYGSQMLLLGVQNFVSAGVGIAVLAAMARGILGASPVGIGNFFVDLTRSTLYILLPLSILFAIAFIAQGVVMDFSAYVGSTSLEGVDSRIPLGPAASQIAIKQLGTNGGGFFGVNSAHPFENPTPFSNWLESLLILLIPASLPFAFGKWAKSWKAGVSLFIAMLLLFAGSAVIAFWSEIFHSSQGFWPNWEGKEVRFGIAQSVLWEMATTAASNGSVNSMHDSFSPLSGGAAVWNILLGEIIFGGVGVGLAGMLFYVILTVFLAGLMVGRTPEYFGKKIEAREVKYALFGALAPGVSILLFTALASSYEFGLSSRANQGPHGLTEILYAFASAAGNNGSAFAGLNANTQFYNFALSFCMLLGRFAVIWPAIGLAGALMSKKKAPAGEGTFSTDGALFVLLLVSVIALVGALTFLPVLVLGPGVEFLLQGTGRTF; encoded by the coding sequence ATGAATGGAAACGATTCGGTTTTTTACTTTCTTTACTTTGCTGTCCTTTTTTTGGTTTCTCCGTGGTTAGGTTTATTCATCGCCAAAGTCTTGGACGGAGAATTTCCTAAATTCCTAAAACCTGTAGTCGCTTTCGAGAATCTCATCTATAAAGTGACCGGTGTCGATCCGAGTAAATCCACTTCTCCCAAAGTTTACGCTTTTGAAATATTAGGTTTTAGCGTATTGGCTCTCTCGGTGGTGACGTTAGGGTTAAGATTTCAGGAATTCCTTCCTTGGAATCCGGAGGGAAAGCCCGGCCTGAATTGGGATCTTGCTTGGAATACGAGCGTAAGTTTCGTTACGAATACGAACTGGCAGGCTTATTCCGGTGAAGCTAGCCTTTCTTACGGAAGCCAAATGCTTTTATTAGGGGTCCAAAACTTCGTGAGCGCAGGCGTCGGAATTGCCGTCCTTGCCGCGATGGCCCGAGGTATTTTAGGAGCTTCTCCGGTTGGTATCGGGAATTTCTTCGTAGATTTGACAAGATCTACTCTTTATATTCTTCTTCCTTTATCGATCCTATTCGCAATCGCATTCATCGCGCAAGGTGTCGTGATGGATTTTTCGGCGTATGTGGGATCGACTTCGTTAGAAGGAGTCGACTCTCGAATTCCTCTCGGTCCCGCAGCCTCTCAAATCGCGATCAAGCAATTGGGAACCAACGGAGGCGGTTTTTTCGGAGTGAATTCGGCCCATCCATTCGAGAACCCCACGCCATTTTCCAATTGGCTGGAATCTTTATTAATCCTTTTAATTCCGGCGTCGCTTCCGTTTGCATTCGGTAAATGGGCCAAATCCTGGAAGGCAGGTGTCTCTCTTTTCATCGCGATGCTTCTGTTGTTCGCAGGGAGTGCTGTCATCGCTTTCTGGTCGGAAATCTTTCATTCGTCCCAGGGGTTTTGGCCCAATTGGGAAGGAAAGGAAGTCCGTTTCGGGATCGCCCAAAGCGTGCTATGGGAAATGGCAACGACGGCAGCTTCTAACGGTTCGGTTAACTCTATGCACGATAGTTTCTCCCCGTTAAGCGGAGGGGCCGCTGTCTGGAATATTCTTTTAGGAGAAATCATTTTCGGCGGGGTCGGAGTCGGATTAGCCGGAATGCTTTTCTACGTGATTCTTACGGTCTTCCTCGCGGGCTTGATGGTCGGCAGAACTCCCGAATATTTCGGTAAGAAGATCGAAGCGCGGGAAGTCAAATACGCGCTTTTCGGAGCCTTGGCACCGGGAGTAAGCATCTTATTGTTTACGGCACTTGCTTCCTCTTACGAGTTCGGGCTTTCTTCCCGAGCGAATCAGGGTCCGCACGGCTTAACGGAAATATTATATGCTTTCGCATCCGCAGCGGGAAATAACGGTTCTGCATTTGCGGGATTGAATGCGAATACTCAATTCTATAATTTCGCGCTATCCTTCTGCATGCTTCTCGGAAGGTTCGCCGTGATTTGGCCTGCGATAGGATTAGCGGGAGCGCTGATGAGCAAGAAAAAAGCGCCGGCAGGGGAAGGTACCTTCTCTACCGACGGTGCGTTATTCGTGCTTTTGTTGGTATCGGTGATCGCTTTAGTGGGAGCCTTAACGTTCCTACCTGTGTTAGTTCTCGGTCCTGGAGTGGAATTTCTGCTGCAAGGAACGGGGAGGACTTTTTAA
- the kdpB gene encoding potassium-transporting ATPase subunit KdpB, which produces MTTKKNTSFFGDSALLLRAIGDSFIKLDPRTQWKNPVMFMVYLGAILTTSELFISSNERGFAIQISIWLWATVLFANFAEALAEGRGKARAESLRKTRRETQARRLVGNVESLVPASTLRTGDRVVCEAGETIPGDGEVVEGIASVDESAITGESAPVIRESGGDRSAVTAGTKVLSDRIIIEITTDPGKTFIDKMIALVEGAARQKTPNEIALSILLSALSLVFLLAVATLVPIVQYSVREGGGEAGLSNSLPALVGFLVCLIPTTIGGLLSAIGISGMDRLIRRNVIAKSGRAIEAAGDIDVLLLDKTGTITFGNRMATRFLPAPGVDEQRLANSAQLASLSDETPEGRSIVVLAKEKFGIRGRNLAELGGDFVPFTAKTKMSGVDFKNSMDGKSRPNIRKGSADAIRNYIIGLGGEFPDEIVRIVEDIAKEGATPLVVSEGREILGVVHLKDVVKGGIRERFARLRTMGIRTVMITGDNPLTAAAIAAEAGVDDFIAEATPESKLKRIREEQASGKLVAMIGDGTNDAPALAQADVGVAMNTGTQTAREAGNMIDLDSNPTKLIEIVEIGKQLLMTRGSLTTFSVANDVSKYFVILPAIFASLYPVAGKGGLGVLNFLGLGSPMSAVLSAVIFNALILVFLVPLALRGVEYRPLGADTVLARNVFIYGFGGIILPFFGIKLIDVVLNYVQGWFV; this is translated from the coding sequence ATGACTACTAAAAAGAATACTTCTTTTTTCGGCGACTCGGCGTTGCTTTTGAGGGCTATCGGTGATTCGTTTATCAAATTGGATCCAAGAACCCAGTGGAAAAACCCGGTTATGTTCATGGTTTATCTGGGAGCGATCCTGACCACGAGCGAACTTTTCATTTCTTCGAATGAAAGAGGTTTTGCGATTCAAATTTCCATCTGGCTCTGGGCTACCGTTCTATTCGCTAACTTTGCGGAAGCCCTGGCGGAAGGAAGAGGAAAAGCAAGAGCCGAATCTTTACGCAAAACTAGACGGGAAACTCAAGCTAGGCGACTCGTAGGAAACGTTGAATCTCTCGTTCCCGCTTCTACTCTTAGAACGGGCGATCGGGTCGTTTGCGAAGCGGGCGAAACCATCCCCGGGGATGGGGAAGTTGTGGAAGGAATCGCATCGGTCGACGAATCCGCGATCACGGGAGAATCCGCGCCGGTAATACGGGAATCCGGAGGAGATCGATCCGCTGTCACAGCAGGAACAAAGGTACTTAGCGATAGAATCATCATCGAAATTACGACTGATCCGGGAAAGACGTTCATCGATAAAATGATCGCTCTTGTGGAAGGAGCTGCACGACAAAAGACTCCTAACGAAATCGCGCTTTCGATTTTGCTTTCCGCACTTTCTCTGGTATTCTTACTCGCCGTTGCAACTTTAGTTCCAATCGTTCAATACAGTGTGAGAGAAGGCGGTGGAGAGGCGGGATTGTCCAACTCTTTACCTGCGTTAGTCGGCTTTCTTGTCTGTTTGATTCCTACTACGATCGGCGGTCTCTTATCCGCGATCGGAATCAGTGGAATGGATCGCTTGATTCGAAGAAACGTTATTGCGAAATCGGGTCGAGCCATCGAGGCCGCCGGCGATATAGACGTTCTACTTTTGGACAAAACCGGAACGATTACGTTCGGTAATAGAATGGCGACTCGTTTTCTCCCGGCCCCCGGAGTGGACGAGCAACGTTTGGCTAATTCGGCGCAGCTCGCGTCCCTTTCTGATGAAACGCCGGAAGGCAGATCGATTGTCGTCTTGGCGAAAGAGAAGTTCGGCATTCGAGGAAGAAACCTCGCCGAGTTGGGAGGGGACTTCGTTCCGTTTACCGCCAAAACGAAGATGAGCGGTGTCGACTTTAAGAATAGCATGGACGGAAAGAGTCGACCCAATATTCGTAAAGGATCCGCGGACGCGATTCGAAATTATATAATCGGCCTCGGAGGAGAATTCCCTGACGAGATAGTTCGCATAGTGGAAGATATCGCGAAAGAAGGAGCGACTCCTCTTGTCGTATCGGAAGGGCGCGAAATTCTGGGTGTAGTTCATTTAAAGGACGTTGTTAAAGGCGGGATTCGAGAACGCTTTGCCCGACTGAGAACTATGGGAATCAGAACGGTCATGATCACCGGAGATAATCCTCTGACTGCCGCCGCGATTGCAGCCGAAGCTGGGGTGGACGATTTTATTGCGGAAGCGACTCCAGAGAGTAAACTGAAACGAATTCGCGAGGAGCAGGCTTCCGGAAAATTGGTCGCGATGATAGGAGATGGAACGAACGACGCCCCGGCATTGGCTCAGGCCGATGTGGGCGTTGCGATGAATACCGGAACTCAGACCGCGAGAGAAGCCGGAAACATGATCGATCTGGATAGTAATCCTACAAAACTGATCGAGATCGTCGAAATCGGAAAGCAGCTATTGATGACCCGGGGATCTCTTACCACTTTCAGCGTGGCAAACGACGTTTCCAAATACTTCGTAATCCTACCCGCCATTTTTGCGAGTCTGTATCCGGTCGCAGGAAAAGGGGGACTCGGAGTTTTGAACTTCTTAGGTTTGGGAAGCCCGATGTCCGCAGTCTTGAGCGCAGTGATCTTTAACGCGCTCATACTCGTGTTTTTGGTTCCGCTGGCTTTGCGGGGCGTGGAATATCGTCCGTTAGGCGCGGATACGGTGCTTGCTCGAAACGTTTTCATATACGGT